In a genomic window of Pelodiscus sinensis isolate JC-2024 chromosome 32, ASM4963464v1, whole genome shotgun sequence:
- the LOC102463348 gene encoding ribonuclease P protein subunit p21, protein MSAQVKDKEAFQRLSFLYQAAHCVLAQNPENQALARFYSHTQRSISRRLVLRQDPSVKRTICKSCSSLLVPGVSATVRQRSRRGRRWTVVRCLRCSRTKRFPSDPAHKLWAEQPEALLENQPQAGQKPAAPQIPPAQKTGAPSVTPGLRSQPSPQRTAEAGTRVGKGGKSRR, encoded by the exons atgtCGGCCCAGGTAAAGGACAAGGAGGCTTTTCAGAGACTCAGCTTCCTCTACCAG GCAGCTCACTGCGTCCTCGCCCAGAACCCCGAGAACCAGGCGCTGGCGCGGTTCTACAGCCACACGCAACGCAGCATCAGCCGCAGGCTGGTCCTGAGACA GGACCCCTCCGTGAAGAGAACCATCTGcaaatcctgctcctccctcttggTGCCTGGCGTCAGCGCCACCGTGCGGCAGAGAA GTCGCCGCGGCCGGCGCTGGACGGTCGTGCGGTGTCTCCGCTGCAGCCGGACCAAGCGTTTCCCGAGTGACCCGGCGCACAAGCTGTGGGCGGAGCAGCCCGAGGCCCTGCTGGAGAACCAGCCTCAGGCCG GCCAgaagcctgcagccccccagatCCCCCCAGCACAGAAGACTGGCGCCCCCAGCGTGACCCCCGGACTccggagccagcccagcccccagcggaCGGCAGAGGCTGGGACccgggtggggaaagggggcaagaGCAGGAGGTGA